A genomic region of Mesobacillus jeotgali contains the following coding sequences:
- a CDS encoding FAD-dependent oxidoreductase has product MSEKFDVIVVGAGPAGTSCAYNCAKNGLKVLLIERGEYPGSKNVMGGVLYRKQMEDIIPEFWKEAPLERPVVEQRFWMMDKESVVQFGYKGLEWAAEPYNNFTVLRAHFDQWFAQKAVEQGALLINETVVTECIVENGKVIGVRTDRPDGEAFADVVVLADGVNSLLSKQLGFHREFRPDEVALTVMEVINLPKDKINDRFNLEGNHGTTIEIFGDSTKGNLGTAFLYTNKESLNIGVGTTLSSMIKAKLKPYELLDYLKKHPMVRPYLEGGESAEYLAHLIPEGGFNSVPRVAGNGVLVVGDAAQLVNAIHREGSNMAMASGQMAAEAIVEAKKDGDFSENSLNRYKEALFGSFIIKDLEKYKDAAHTFETYPQYFKEYLPMMNKAMSKFFTVDGTPKREKQKEIMRSVTAEKGTFKVMQDIYRAWKAVK; this is encoded by the coding sequence ATGTCTGAAAAATTTGATGTAATCGTCGTAGGAGCCGGCCCTGCTGGTACATCCTGTGCCTACAACTGTGCCAAAAATGGATTAAAAGTATTGTTGATCGAGCGCGGTGAATACCCAGGCTCAAAGAACGTAATGGGTGGAGTCCTTTACCGTAAACAGATGGAGGACATCATTCCAGAGTTCTGGAAGGAAGCACCCCTTGAAAGACCTGTCGTTGAACAACGATTCTGGATGATGGATAAAGAATCAGTTGTCCAGTTCGGTTACAAAGGTCTCGAATGGGCAGCTGAACCATATAATAACTTTACAGTACTCCGTGCGCATTTTGATCAATGGTTCGCACAGAAAGCTGTCGAACAAGGTGCATTGTTGATAAACGAAACAGTTGTCACTGAATGTATCGTTGAAAATGGAAAGGTTATAGGTGTGCGTACCGACCGGCCAGATGGAGAAGCATTTGCAGATGTTGTCGTGCTTGCAGACGGTGTTAACTCCCTGCTTTCCAAGCAGCTTGGCTTCCACAGGGAATTCCGTCCTGATGAAGTTGCCCTTACGGTTATGGAAGTAATCAATCTGCCAAAGGACAAAATCAATGACCGCTTCAATCTTGAAGGAAATCACGGTACTACGATTGAGATTTTCGGTGATTCAACAAAAGGCAACCTGGGTACAGCCTTCCTTTATACAAACAAAGAGAGCTTGAACATCGGGGTAGGAACGACACTGTCAAGCATGATCAAAGCCAAATTAAAGCCATATGAGCTACTTGATTACCTGAAAAAACATCCAATGGTGCGCCCTTATCTTGAGGGTGGGGAGTCAGCAGAATACCTGGCTCACTTGATTCCTGAAGGAGGATTCAATTCTGTGCCTAGAGTTGCAGGGAATGGTGTGCTTGTAGTAGGAGATGCCGCCCAGCTGGTCAATGCCATTCACCGTGAAGGCTCAAACATGGCGATGGCTTCAGGCCAAATGGCGGCGGAAGCAATCGTTGAGGCCAAAAAAGATGGCGACTTCAGTGAGAACAGCCTGAATCGATATAAGGAAGCATTATTCGGAAGCTTTATCATCAAAGACCTTGAAAAATATAAGGATGCAGCACATACTTTTGAGACTTACCCACAATACTTCAAGGAATACCTGCCAATGATGAACAAAGCGATGAGCAAGTTCTTCACAGTCGACGGAACACCGAAGAGAGAAAAGCAGAAGGAAATCATGCGCAGCGTGACGGCTGAAAAAGGAACCTTTAAGGTAATGCAAGACATCTATCGTGCCTGGAAGGCGGTGAAATAA
- a CDS encoding ferredoxin family protein, whose translation MSTTNIEEKQFLLRFKCDTKSHLTVLDHDVCMTQCPDKLCTVFCPAEVYKWEGKRMQVGYEGCHECGSCRIGCPYQNIKWEYPKGGHGIVFRLA comes from the coding sequence ATGTCAACGACAAACATCGAGGAAAAACAATTTCTTTTAAGGTTTAAGTGTGACACAAAATCGCATCTGACAGTTTTGGATCATGACGTCTGCATGACTCAGTGCCCTGACAAACTCTGTACGGTATTCTGCCCGGCTGAAGTATATAAATGGGAAGGCAAGAGAATGCAGGTAGGCTATGAAGGCTGTCACGAATGCGGCAGCTGCCGAATTGGCTGCCCATACCAGAATATTAAATGGGAGTATCCAAAAGGCGGCCACGGAATCGTATTCAGGCTTGCTTAA
- a CDS encoding hemerythrin domain-containing protein: MTGCMSGINQDSSFTLSAGLQQLKNEHPSLLEMLANLLDISLKIEEGEQMEENFSKLRELVIEFLAELEPHSEREEGVLFEMMAVYIGREMGPIAVMEYEHDQAKRFIGTFLHNTKDGTTGFTNEKMIENAQMIKNANYTLVSHFAKEESILFPMAENMFSEEEKQELAARIKLM, from the coding sequence ATGACAGGCTGTATGAGTGGTATCAACCAGGATTCAAGTTTTACATTAAGTGCAGGTCTTCAACAATTAAAAAATGAACATCCATCTTTATTGGAGATGCTTGCAAACCTTTTGGATATTTCATTGAAGATTGAGGAAGGTGAGCAAATGGAGGAGAATTTCTCTAAGCTGAGAGAGCTGGTCATTGAATTCCTTGCTGAGCTTGAACCGCATTCGGAGCGTGAAGAAGGCGTTTTATTTGAGATGATGGCTGTTTATATTGGAAGGGAAATGGGACCGATTGCAGTTATGGAATATGAACATGATCAGGCAAAGCGCTTCATTGGAACCTTCCTCCACAATACAAAGGATGGCACAACAGGTTTTACAAATGAGAAAATGATTGAAAATGCTCAAATGATAAAAAATGCTAACTACACTTTGGTGAGCCATTTCGCTAAGGAAGAAAGCATCCTTTTCCCAATGGCAGAGAATATGTTCAGCGAGGAAGAGAAGCAAGAGCTGGCAGCGCGTATTAAATTAATGTAA
- a CDS encoding MFS transporter — translation MTQSAAAVSAKPQNQNDTAYKILFIIGLVHLLNDSIQSVIPAMFPILEKSMGLSFTQLGMIAFSLNIVSSILQPLIGMATDKKPMPYALPLGLTSTMFGVLGLAFASSFEFVILSVLFIGLGSAVFHPEGSRVAYMAAGPRRGLAQSIYQVGGNSGQALAPLITALILVPLGQFGAVWFTLVAAIAVGLLLYIAAWYSRKLDYEKITAKAKQASKQVNKGISKNIKVALVLILFLIFARSWYISGMTNFYAFYAIDKYGLSIKEAQIFLFAFLVSGAFGTFFGGPLADRFGKKNIIFLSMIATAPLSAIIPFMPYAVAFALLTISGFILMSSFSVTVVYAQELVPGKIGTMAGLTVGLAFGMGAIGSVGLGYLADLIGLPLMMISVGFLPLLGILTMFLPKDEKLAEWNN, via the coding sequence ATGACCCAATCAGCTGCCGCTGTCAGTGCGAAACCGCAGAATCAAAACGACACTGCGTATAAAATACTCTTCATCATCGGATTAGTACATCTATTGAATGATTCCATCCAATCTGTCATTCCTGCAATGTTCCCAATTCTTGAAAAATCAATGGGCCTTTCATTCACCCAATTAGGGATGATTGCCTTTTCATTGAATATCGTTTCTTCCATTCTTCAGCCTTTGATAGGAATGGCAACCGATAAAAAGCCAATGCCTTATGCCCTTCCGCTGGGTTTGACCTCGACTATGTTCGGTGTTCTCGGGCTCGCGTTCGCGTCGAGTTTTGAGTTTGTAATTCTTTCAGTTTTATTCATTGGTCTTGGGTCAGCTGTTTTCCATCCAGAAGGTTCCAGGGTTGCCTATATGGCAGCCGGGCCGCGTAGGGGATTGGCACAGTCCATTTATCAAGTCGGGGGCAATTCCGGCCAGGCACTTGCTCCGCTGATTACAGCGCTCATTCTCGTACCACTCGGTCAATTCGGAGCAGTTTGGTTTACGCTTGTAGCGGCAATAGCCGTTGGTCTGCTTTTATATATCGCAGCCTGGTACAGCCGCAAATTGGATTATGAAAAAATAACCGCCAAAGCCAAGCAGGCCAGCAAACAAGTGAATAAAGGAATCTCGAAGAATATCAAAGTAGCGCTTGTCCTAATTTTATTTTTGATTTTTGCCCGGTCCTGGTATATTTCTGGTATGACGAATTTCTATGCATTTTATGCAATCGATAAATATGGCCTTTCGATTAAGGAAGCACAAATATTTCTGTTTGCGTTCCTTGTTTCAGGTGCGTTCGGCACATTTTTCGGGGGCCCGCTCGCAGACCGTTTTGGTAAGAAAAACATTATTTTTCTTTCGATGATTGCTACTGCTCCCCTTTCAGCAATCATTCCATTTATGCCTTATGCAGTTGCATTCGCTTTGCTGACGATAAGCGGATTCATCCTGATGTCGAGCTTTTCTGTTACAGTGGTATATGCCCAGGAGCTGGTTCCTGGTAAAATTGGGACGATGGCCGGGCTGACAGTAGGTCTCGCATTCGGAATGGGCGCAATTGGTTCTGTCGGACTCGGGTATCTTGCTGACTTGATCGGTTTGCCACTGATGATGATCAGTGTCGGATTCCTTCCCTTGCTCGGAATATTGACCATGTTCCTTCCAAAAGATGAAAAACTTGCTGAATGGAATAATTAA
- a CDS encoding phosphotransferase enzyme family protein — translation MEIAVSSLMTQEILQSFLERFGLEREVKKLGDFENYVYETYRNGHPYIMRLTHSSHRSKDEVLSELDWMMHLNSKGLSVPEVYPSTRGYLVEEILAADNSGFYGCLYAKASGKAVSVRSDEFNLELFKKWGETTGRMHHATKSYKPSAGIIKRSSWDEDDLLSVEKYYPADERELVENAKEVIASISALAKNVDNYGIIHGDIHSGNFFYDGEQIHVFDFDDASYHWFASDIAIPLYYSIIYRIPASDEAERNRFGKLFLDAFIEGYQKANQLPENWREQIRLFLMLRDIVLYAVLHKKIAPEERDEKLKIMMDEIADRIRNKKAIVKID, via the coding sequence ATGGAAATAGCTGTGAGTTCATTGATGACCCAGGAAATTTTACAAAGTTTCCTGGAGCGTTTCGGCTTGGAGAGAGAAGTTAAAAAGCTTGGTGATTTTGAGAATTATGTTTATGAAACTTATAGAAATGGTCATCCATATATAATGAGGCTTACGCATAGTTCCCACAGGAGCAAGGATGAGGTTCTGTCCGAATTGGACTGGATGATGCATTTAAACAGCAAAGGTCTGTCTGTCCCAGAAGTTTACCCCTCGACACGAGGATACCTTGTGGAAGAAATTCTGGCAGCAGATAATAGTGGGTTTTATGGCTGCTTATATGCAAAGGCAAGCGGAAAGGCAGTCAGTGTCCGTTCTGATGAATTCAATCTAGAGCTTTTCAAGAAATGGGGGGAAACGACGGGAAGGATGCATCATGCCACAAAATCCTATAAGCCATCTGCAGGCATAATAAAACGCAGCAGCTGGGATGAGGATGACCTCTTGTCAGTTGAAAAATATTACCCTGCTGACGAGAGAGAATTAGTAGAAAACGCAAAAGAAGTGATTGCCTCGATTTCTGCCCTTGCGAAAAATGTGGATAATTACGGCATCATCCATGGCGATATTCATTCCGGTAATTTCTTTTATGATGGAGAACAGATTCACGTATTCGACTTCGATGATGCGAGTTACCATTGGTTCGCTTCAGATATTGCGATCCCTCTGTACTATTCAATCATATATCGAATCCCTGCCAGCGATGAAGCGGAGCGAAACCGCTTTGGCAAGTTGTTTCTGGACGCTTTTATCGAAGGGTATCAAAAAGCGAACCAGCTGCCAGAGAACTGGCGAGAACAGATTAGATTGTTTCTGATGCTACGTGATATTGTCCTATACGCAGTATTGCATAAAAAAATCGCCCCAGAGGAAAGGGACGAAAAGTTGAAGATTATGATGGATGAAATCGCAGACAGAATCAGGAACAAAAAGGCGATTGTGAAAATAGATTAA
- a CDS encoding TPM domain-containing protein, with amino-acid sequence MNQKRLPGLAAILGILLLLIPAGAIAAPNEIPSPVGDIYVQDFANVLNENEEIQLKNIGRSIDDQTTSQIAVLTVDSIGESSIEEYSVEAYRKFGLGTEENDNGVLLVIAMQEKKIRIEVGYGLEGIIPDGKAGRILDEYAIPHLQNDQPNLAVMNTYQALANEVSGTNEFGSAERDVQQQQDLPIPSWLLIIIVIGVVVLDFMFFGGTLTYLLLSIISRGGGGGGPRGGGGGSSGGGGASRGW; translated from the coding sequence ATGAACCAAAAAAGATTACCTGGCCTTGCAGCAATACTTGGCATCCTGCTATTGCTGATTCCGGCCGGGGCAATCGCGGCACCAAATGAGATACCTTCCCCAGTTGGTGATATTTATGTCCAGGATTTCGCAAATGTTTTAAACGAGAACGAGGAAATACAATTAAAAAACATCGGAAGATCGATCGACGACCAGACTACTTCCCAGATTGCTGTCCTTACTGTTGACTCGATCGGTGAGTCAAGCATAGAAGAATACTCTGTCGAGGCTTACCGTAAATTTGGGCTTGGAACGGAAGAAAACGATAATGGCGTGCTGCTTGTAATAGCTATGCAGGAAAAGAAAATCAGGATCGAAGTCGGATATGGACTTGAGGGAATTATCCCAGACGGCAAAGCTGGCCGAATCCTTGATGAATATGCGATTCCACATTTGCAAAATGACCAGCCAAACCTTGCTGTCATGAATACTTACCAAGCGCTTGCCAACGAAGTCTCAGGTACAAATGAATTCGGGAGTGCTGAGCGTGATGTCCAGCAGCAGCAAGACTTGCCGATACCGTCCTGGCTGCTCATCATCATCGTAATCGGCGTCGTGGTCCTCGATTTTATGTTTTTCGGAGGCACCCTTACCTATCTGTTGCTATCGATCATATCAAGAGGCGGCGGTGGCGGTGGCCCTAGAGGAGGAGGAGGCGGTTCTTCCGGAGGAGGCGGTGCCAGCCGCGGTTGGTAA
- a CDS encoding LemA family protein, with the protein MKKGLGIVIGLLVILGIFIMMGVGSYNNFVAEEENVNNAYAQVENQLQRRLDLIPNLVNSVKGYAAHEKEVIQSISDARARLAGANSPEEQATANAELSSALSRLLVVVENYPNLKADRQFTQLMDELAGTENRLSVARKDYNDQVSVYNRKVKQFPGAIIANITGFDEKEYFQADPQAQEAPEVDFGG; encoded by the coding sequence ATGAAAAAAGGTTTAGGAATTGTTATCGGCTTATTAGTCATATTAGGAATCTTCATCATGATGGGAGTTGGCAGTTACAATAACTTCGTTGCTGAAGAAGAAAATGTCAATAATGCATATGCACAGGTAGAAAACCAGCTTCAGAGAAGGCTCGATCTGATCCCAAACCTTGTCAATTCAGTAAAGGGGTATGCAGCTCATGAAAAAGAAGTCATCCAATCTATTTCAGATGCACGTGCAAGATTAGCCGGGGCGAATTCACCAGAGGAACAGGCAACCGCTAATGCCGAGTTGTCCAGTGCGTTAAGCCGCTTGCTTGTGGTTGTTGAGAACTACCCAAACCTGAAAGCGGACAGGCAGTTCACTCAACTGATGGATGAGCTTGCAGGAACTGAGAACAGATTGTCTGTGGCAAGGAAGGATTATAATGACCAGGTATCCGTTTATAATAGGAAAGTTAAGCAATTTCCAGGTGCCATTATTGCTAACATAACAGGTTTTGATGAGAAGGAATACTTCCAGGCGGACCCTCAGGCACAGGAAGCCCCTGAGGTTGATTTTGGAGGCTGA
- a CDS encoding MarR family winged helix-turn-helix transcriptional regulator: MNNEREKSLKLFIVLSRAYRAVNEKVNKVIQRNGLNPTEFAVLELLYHKGEQPLQQIGGKILLASGSITYVVDKLEEKGYLNRVACPKDRRVTYAKISDDGRKLIEEIFPEHSALIHELMDSLNDDEKVSAIELLKKLGLSVSKY; encoded by the coding sequence ATGAACAATGAGAGAGAAAAATCTTTAAAGTTATTTATTGTATTGTCGAGAGCTTACAGGGCTGTTAATGAAAAAGTGAATAAGGTCATCCAAAGAAATGGCCTCAACCCGACTGAATTTGCCGTCCTTGAGCTTCTATACCACAAGGGTGAACAGCCATTGCAGCAAATCGGGGGAAAGATACTCCTGGCAAGCGGCAGTATTACCTATGTAGTCGATAAGCTTGAAGAAAAGGGATACTTAAATAGAGTAGCCTGCCCGAAAGACCGCAGGGTAACATATGCGAAAATTTCTGATGATGGAAGAAAGTTGATAGAAGAGATTTTCCCGGAACATAGTGCATTGATCCATGAGCTTATGGATAGCCTGAATGATGATGAAAAAGTTTCAGCAATTGAATTGCTAAAAAAGCTGGGCCTTTCTGTCAGCAAATATTAA
- a CDS encoding M3 family oligoendopeptidase yields the protein MKFEQYTYTRPNLDEVTAKFDKLLEQFKIAGSVEEQSIAMNGINELRNDVGTMFNLCYIRHSIDTEDEFYKQEQDFLDDFAPQVEGLVTKYYEALVSSPYRDELEAKWGHQLFALAEAQLKQFSPEIVPLMQKENKLSTEYTKLVASAKIMFEGEERTLAQLDPFTESKDRETRKKASEAKFAFFSEHGEEFDRIYDELVKVRTEMAHKLGYSNFVELAYYRMFRTDYDSSMVAAFRDQVHKYIVPVASKLKERQKNRIDINELKYYDESFDFKTGNAAPKGTPEWIVENGQKMYDELSPETGEFFRYMNENNLMDLVAKKGKAGGGYCTYIENYKSPFIFSNFNGTSGDIDVLTHEAGHAFQVYSSRHFEIPEYNWPTYEACEIHSMSMEFFTWPWMDLFFKEDTDKYKFSHLSSGLLFMPYGVSVDEFQHWVYENPEATPAERKQQWREIEKKYLPHKDYDGNTYLEEGGFWQRQGHIYNSPFYYIDYTLAQICAFQFWKRSRENQEEAWKDYANLCKLGGSMAFTDLVKEANLISPFEEGCVQSVIGEIESWLDSVDDSKL from the coding sequence ATGAAATTTGAGCAATATACATATACACGCCCGAATTTGGATGAGGTCACTGCCAAATTCGATAAACTGCTTGAACAATTCAAAATTGCTGGATCCGTTGAAGAGCAAAGCATAGCAATGAATGGAATCAACGAATTGCGTAATGACGTTGGTACCATGTTCAATCTTTGCTATATTCGCCATTCAATCGATACCGAGGATGAATTCTATAAGCAGGAGCAGGATTTTCTGGATGACTTCGCGCCACAGGTAGAGGGTTTGGTGACAAAATATTATGAAGCACTTGTTTCTTCTCCTTACCGTGATGAGCTTGAAGCAAAATGGGGACATCAGCTATTCGCTCTTGCTGAAGCTCAATTAAAACAATTTTCACCAGAAATTGTTCCTTTGATGCAAAAAGAAAACAAGCTTTCCACTGAATATACAAAACTTGTGGCATCAGCTAAAATCATGTTTGAAGGCGAAGAGCGTACTCTTGCGCAGCTTGATCCTTTTACCGAGTCTAAAGACCGTGAAACAAGAAAGAAAGCAAGTGAAGCCAAATTCGCATTCTTCTCTGAGCATGGAGAAGAATTTGACCGTATTTATGATGAGCTTGTAAAAGTCCGTACAGAAATGGCCCACAAGCTTGGCTACAGCAATTTTGTTGAGTTGGCATACTACCGGATGTTCCGTACTGACTATGACAGCAGCATGGTAGCAGCATTCAGGGACCAGGTCCACAAGTACATTGTTCCGGTTGCGTCAAAACTTAAAGAACGTCAGAAGAACCGAATTGATATCAATGAGTTAAAATACTATGATGAGTCATTTGATTTCAAAACCGGTAATGCAGCACCAAAGGGAACCCCTGAGTGGATCGTTGAAAACGGTCAGAAAATGTATGATGAGCTGTCACCTGAGACGGGTGAATTTTTCCGTTACATGAATGAGAACAACCTGATGGACCTGGTTGCGAAGAAAGGCAAAGCAGGCGGGGGATATTGCACATACATTGAAAACTATAAGTCACCATTCATATTCTCGAATTTTAACGGAACCTCAGGTGATATTGATGTCCTGACGCACGAAGCTGGGCACGCCTTCCAGGTATATTCAAGCCGTCATTTTGAAATTCCGGAATATAATTGGCCAACTTATGAGGCCTGTGAGATCCACTCAATGAGCATGGAATTCTTTACATGGCCATGGATGGACCTATTTTTCAAGGAAGATACCGATAAATATAAATTCTCGCACCTAAGTAGCGGTTTGCTATTCATGCCATACGGAGTTTCTGTTGACGAATTCCAGCACTGGGTGTACGAGAATCCAGAAGCTACACCAGCAGAAAGAAAGCAACAATGGCGCGAGATCGAGAAGAAGTACCTCCCGCATAAAGATTATGATGGAAATACTTATTTAGAAGAAGGCGGATTCTGGCAGCGACAGGGTCATATCTACAACTCGCCTTTTTACTACATCGATTACACACTTGCGCAAATTTGTGCATTTCAATTCTGGAAGCGTTCAAGAGAAAATCAGGAAGAAGCATGGAAAGATTATGCTAACCTATGCAAGCTGGGAGGAAGCATGGCTTTCACTGACCTAGTCAAGGAAGCAAACCTGATTTCCCCGTTTGAAGAAGGCTGCGTCCAGTCAGTAATTGGTGAAATCGAAAGCTGGCTTGATTCTGTCGACGACAGCAAGCTGTAA